A region of the Muricauda sp. MAR_2010_75 genome:
GCATGAGTAGTTTTTAGGAAAGTAAGATAGTATTTTGGCGGGAAACGCCCTAATGCGGTCAAATTTTATTGGTGCGGGCCAACAGGGTAAAGTCCGCCAAGACCAATGCTGCCATGGCCTCCACAATGGGCACCGCTCTGGGTACCACACAAGGGTCGTGCCTTCCCTTGCCTTGGGTGGTCACTGGCTCTCCTTCTTTATTTATAGTTTCGTAGGACTGCAATATGGTGGCCACAGGCTTGAAGGCCACATTAAAATAGATGTCCATGCCATTACTGATACCGCCTTGCACTCCCCCACTTCGGTTGGTTTTGGTGGTACCATCTGGGTTAAAGGCATCATTGTGCTCACTACCCTTCATTTTAATCCCTTCGAATCCACTACCATATTCAAATCCTTTTACCGCATTGATGGAGAGCATGGCAGCACCTAGTGTAGCGTGGAGCTTATCAAAAACAGGTTCGCCCAAACCGATAGGTACATTTTGAACAACACAAGTAATGACCCCGCCTATGGTATCGCCCTCTTTTTTGATGGATTTGATGTACTCCTCCATTTTCTGGGCCATTTTAGGATCGGGGCAGCGCACAGGGTTCGATTCAATCAATGAAAAGTCCAATTCCTGATACGATTTTTCCATTTTCAGTTCTCCAACCTGAGAGACAAAGGCATTGATTTGAATGTCACTCAAAAACTGTTTGGCAATTGCACCGGCCACCACCCTGCTGGCCGTTTCGCGGGCTGAGCTGCGCCCCCCTCCGCGATAATCGCGAAAACCATATTTCTTATCATACACATAATCCGCATGGGAGGGCCTGTACGAATCCTTGATATGGGAGTAATCCTTTGATTTTTGATTGGTATTGTGGATAGCAAAACCGATGGGTGTTCCAGTGGTTTTTCCGTCAAACAAACCGGAGTAGATTTCAACCGTGTCGGGTTCTTTTCGCTGTGTTACGATGGACGATTGACCTGGTTTTCTTCGGTTTAATTCCAATTGGATTTTTTCGATATCCAATTCCACCCCTGCAGGGCAACCATCCAATACGCCACCAATGGCTTTTCCATGTGATTCACCAAAGGTGGTCAACCTAAAAAGTTGCCCAAAAGAATTTCCAGCCATCCGGTATAAAAATTTGTGGTTGCCCAAAGGTAGATGTTCTAACCCTAATTAAAAAGCAACTCCAGCAGTTAATCTTAATGTAACATAGGATTCTTAGCCTTGATGTTTTGTTAACCATATCCTCATAAATTATTGATTTGAATTTGATTTTCAGTTTATTCCTACGCCGTTATTTTGCATTTAAACCCTATACATTTGAAAAAAAGGAAGATAGAACTGGCGGTTATATCAGATGTCCATCTTGGAACCTATGGCTGTCATGCAGATGAACTCATTGCTTACCTGAACAGCATACAGCCGAAAAAGCTCATTTTAAATGGGGATATCATTGATATTTGGCAGTTTAGCAAACGGTATTTTCCTCCATCTCACTTAAAAGTGTTGAGAAAGCTCATCGGGATGGCCTCAAAAGGAACGGAAGTTTACTATATCACTGGAAATCATGATGAAATGCTTCGTAAGTTCAGTGATACTTCAATGGGAAATTTTAAAATAGCGAACAAGCTAGTCCTGAATTTGGATGGTAAGAAAGCATGGATTTTTCATGGTGATGTTTTTGACGTTTCCATCCAAAATGCCAAATGGCTGGCCAAACTTGGCGGATACGGATACGACCTCTTGATTTTGATCAATAGCTTTGTGAATTGGTGGTTGGTGAAGTTGGGCCGCGAAAAATATTCTTTGTCAAAACGTATCAAAAACAGCGTAAAAAGTGCGGTAAAGTACATCAATAACTTTGAAAAGACCGCGGCAGAACTCGCCATTGAAAATGAGTATGATTATGTAATCTGTGGGCACATCCATCAACCCAAAAAGGAGCGCTATGAGAATAAAAATGGGAGTTGTATCTATCTCAATTCTGGCGATTGGGTAGAAAATTTGACCGCTTTGGAATATTCGTTCAAACGTTGGAGAATCTACCATTACAACCATGATAGGTTATCCCCATTCTTTGTGGATGAAGACCTTAAGGAGATGGACATAAACGAACTGATCGCTTCCATAACCGACAAGGAAGTAGATATGGAGGAAATCAATGATGAGGACTTACCTAATGAAAATTTCAACGACGAATCTTCATCAAAAGAAAATACCAATGATCAAAAGCAAAACAAAGCGAAATTAGACAATCAAGGCTTTGCGCAAGATTGATACCGGGTGCAGGGCATCCCTCTCCGTGCCATCCTTTATTTGATGCCTACAACTTGTTCCATTGGAAGCAATCAATGTTTGCTCATCAGTTTTCTTCACCGCCGGGAACAATTTTAAACTTCCCACCTTCATACTGGTTTCATAATGTTCCTTCTCATACCCAAAGGAACCCGCCATACCACAACAACCTGACGCAATTATGGTGACTTTGTAATTTTTGGGGAGATTCAATACATCAAAGGTTACCTTTTGATTGCTCAATGCCTTTTGGTGGCAGTGGTTATGCACTTTTACGGTACGTTCCTCTTCGGTAAAACTCCCGGGGGTAATATGACCTTCAGAAATCTCACGAGCCAAAAATTCCTCAATTAAAAAAGATTGGGAAGCTAATTTCGAAAGAAGTTGTGTATTATCATGAAGGCGCTGATACTCATCCCGGAATGAAAGTATAGCTGAAGGCTCCAACCCTACAATAGGAACATTTTTGTCCAAATACGGTGCTAATTTGGACATGTTCTTGGCCACCAATTTTTTTGCTTGTTTTAAAAATCCTTTGGAGAGATAGGTCCTTCCGCTTTCAGCATAAAACAGTTCCACATCATAGCCCAACTTGCTCAGGAGCTCAATAGCGTCTTTTCCAACCTCAACATCCAAGTATTTGGTGAACTCATCCAGATACAGCACCACTTTCTTTTTGGAAAGGTCAGTGTTCTTCAGCTTGAATTTTTCCAAATGCTTTTCAAAGTTGAAGTTATACACTTTGGGGAAACTTCGCTCCGAAGCTACACCAGCAGTCTTTTTCAACATTCCGCTCAAGGTCTTGGAACCGTAAACCGCATTGGTCAACCCTGAAATTTTGCTTCCCAACGCATTCAGTTTGGTATTGTGGGCAAATAGTTTACTACGTAACGGATATCCATTGGATTCCTGATATTGATAGAGAAATTCCGCTTTTAAGGTAGCCACGTCCACATTACTGGGACATTCACTGGCGCATGCCTTGCAGCTCAAACATAGGTCAAAGACTTCCTTGAGTTCCTTCTGGTCAAACCGATTCGGCTTTTCCGATTGGGTCAAAAACTCCCGCAATGCATTGGCTCTACCACGAGTGGTATCTTTCTCATTCTTTGTGGCATGGTAGCTGGGGCACATGCCGCCAGACATCGTATGACTCTTTCTACAATCTCCACTTCCATTACATTTTTCAGCGGCTTTTAAAATGCCTTCACTGTCCGAGAAATCCATCAAGGTTTTCACTTTGGGTTCTTCCCGATCTACTTCATAGCGCAACGATTCATCCATAGGAAACGCATCCACTATCTTCCCGGGGTTGAATATGTTGTTGGGGTCGAAAGCCTTTTTCACCCGTTTCAACAACTCGTAATTGGCTTCGCCAATCATTAATGGGATGAATTCGGCACGAACAATTCCATCGCCATGCTCTCCACTGAAACTTCCTTTGTATTTTTTGGTAAGCTTGGCCACATCCGTAGTGATCGAACGGAACAAGACCACATCTTCAGACTTTTTAAGGTTAAGGATAGGACGCAAATGCAGTTCCCCTGCTCCAGCGTGGGCATAATACACCGCTTGCTGGTCATATCCCTTCATGATTTGGGAAAACTCCCCGATAAAATCCTTTAAATCCTCCAACGCAACGGCGGTATCCTCAATACAGGCCACCGCCTTTCGGTCACCTACCATATTACCCAAAAGACCCAGTCCTGCCTTACGCAATTCAATGGCCTTATTGATATCATCTCCCATTAAAATGGGATTGGCATAACTCAATCCAGACTTCTCGATGGTCTTTAGCAAGGCCTGTAACTGCTTTTGAAGGTCCTCTCCGGTGTAGGCTTTCAATTCCAACATTAAAATTCCAGCGGGATCCCCGTCAACAAAAAAACGATTGGCCAACTGTGCCCTGTTATTTTTGGTGCAGTCCAAAATCACCTTGTCCATCATCTCGCAAGTATGCAGGTTATGTTGCATAACGGGTGCCACATCGCTCAAACAATCTTCCAAGGTTTTGTAATGCGTGGCCACCATAGCAGATAACGGTGGCGGCAAATCATCCAATTGCAGGGTGATTTCAGTGGTAAACGCCAAAGTGCCTTCGCTACCAGACAGTAATTTGCAGAGGTTAAAATCCTCTTCATCGTTTCCGAAAAGATTGTTCTTTAAAAGTTCGTCCACCGCATAGCCCGTATTCCTTCGGTGTATGCTGGGTTTTGGAAATTCGGCAAGTATGTTCTTTTGATTTTCTTGGTTTGAAAGCTCTTCTTCCAAGGATGCATAAATACTACCTTCCAAGGTGGCTTCCTGTTTTTTGGAATCGTAAGTTGCTTTGGAAATGGCCGAAAAAGTTGCTTCGCTGCCATCGGAAAGCACACATTTCATGGCAAGTACCTTATCCCGCGTAACCCCATATTGAATTGAAGTCGTTCCCGAGGAATTGTTACCCACCATACCCCCTATCATACATCGGTTGGATGTTGAGGTGTTGGGACCGAAAAAAAGACCGAACGGTTTTAAATATTGATTCAACTCATCCCGTACAACACCGGGTTGCACTTTTATCTGCTTTTTTTCTTTGTCCAATTCCAAAATTTGGGTGAAATGCCTAGATACATCCACCACAATACCATCGCCAACGCACTGTCCGGCCAAAGAGGTCCCTGCCGTTCTGGGAATAAGTCCTACTGTGTTGGTATTGGCAAAGCGAATCAATGCCTTAAGATCATCACCGTTTTTGGGATAAGCCACGGCCAAAGGTGTCTTGCGGTACACTGAAGCATCAGTGGCATACAGGGCTCTACTAAGGTCATCAATCAATAGTTCTCCCTGCAGTTCTTCAGAAAGGGCTTTTAACAAATTTTTATTCAATGTGGAATAATTTTTACCTTCAAAAAAAGTTTATATGCTCTAGAAGATGTACAAAACTATCTCTAATTTTTAACTTAACGAGTAAACTTATGAAGATTACCACATTATTTGCTGCGCTTTTTTTGTTTGCAACAGCCTCCGTTAGTGCGCAGGAGATTTCAGAACATGCTCTTGGTCTCCGTTTGGGCGACAGTGATGGGTTTGGGGCCGAAATTTCCTATCAGAAATCCATAGGGAGGTATAACCGAGCTGAATTTGACCTTGGCTGGCGGGATAGCAGGTATTTTGATGCCTTTAAACTTACTGGCATTTACCAATGGGTGCACCAGTTGGATGGCAACTTTAATTGGTTCTATGGCGTAGGTGGTGGATTGGGAAGCGTTGATTTTGACCACCCCGACCCAGTCATTGATGATGATTATGACGGTCTCTTCGTCTTTGCTGCCGGGGATATTGGTGTGGAATACAACTTTGATATTCCCCTACTCCTTTCCTTGGATTTTAGACCCGAAATTGGACTGGTGGGCTATGACGGATTTGACAATGATTTTGACTTTGATATTGCCTTAGGAATACGATATCAATTCTAAAAAACAAGCTTATAAAGATCCACCCTTGGCCTTTCATTAGGTCAAGGGTTTTTTTATGCAATAAGTTATGAATACCTTAGCAGCTTAAATAACATGAAATGAAAAAAGTATTTGCAATTGTGCTGGGGGTTGTATTCTTGGCATCATGTGGTTCTAAATCTGATGGATATACATTAAATGGTACGGTTGATGGCGAAATGGACAATGGTACTTTGATATACCTAAAAACTACAGATTCCATTAACCAATTGGTAGATATTGATACCACCACCATTGAAAATGGGGTTTTTAGTTTCAAAGGGTCTCAAGCAGAACCCAAACTGCATTACATTTTTATGGAATCCAATAGAGGGAATATCCCTTTCATTCTTGAAAATGGTGAGATAGATATCGAGTTCCAGAAGGATAGTATGAACTATGCCAAGCTCAAGGGAACACCTCAAAACGATTTTTTTATGGAATTCTTGGATGAGTCAAGAGTACTTTCCGAGCGCGCCATGTCCATGCAAAATGATATGAGGGCTGCCGCTCAACAAAGAGACACGGCAACGGTGAATGCATTGCGGGAAGAGTTTATTGAATTTCAAGAGGAAGCCAAAAACTTTAATGTTGATTTTGCCAAGAACCATCCCGATGCCATGATTTCTGTATTGATCATTGGCAATCTTATGATGAGCAAAGCCATCCCTCAAGATGAAATTAAAGCATTGTTTGAAGGTCTTTCCCCTGAAATGAAGGCCACCAAGCCCGCCATGGAACTAAAGGAGCGCTTGGATAACATGAAATCTACGGAAATTGGTGCGGTGGCACCAGATTTTTCGGCCCCTACTCCCAGTGGTGAGACCTTGGCCTTGAGCGAGGTAACCCAAAAAGGCAAACTCACCTTGGTCGACTTTTGGGCTGCTTGGTGCCGACCATGCCGTATGGAAAATCCCAACATAGTTTCTGTTTACAACAAATACAAGGACAAGGGATTTAACGTACTTGGGGTTTCCTTGGATACTCGCGCAGAGGATTGGAAAGGGGCCATTGAGGCCGACGGATTGGCTTGGAACCATATCTCCAACCTAAAGCGCTTTCAGGACCCTATTGCAGAATTGTATAATGTTGATGCCATACCTGCAGCTTTTCTCTTGGATGAAAACGGTGTTATAGTGGCAAGGGACTTGCGTGGATCCGCTTTGGAAGAAAAAGTGGCAGAACTTCTCAATTAAGAAGAAATAAATTCAAATTTAGATGAAGGTTCAAGGTTTTCTTGAACCTTTTTTATGGGTCATATTTTGCCCATCTTCTCCAAAACAAACAAAATCACAATCGGGATGGCCAACAGAACCACAATAAAAGTATCTGTTGCAAACAATTCTGGTTTAAACAGTAAAGTGGTGGCATAACCGCCAATGGCACCACCAAAATGGGCGGTATGGCCAATATTGCCCAGTCTACTTTTCATCCCGTAGATGGAATAGAGCAAATAAGCGATCCCCAGCACGTATGCCGGCAATGGTATGGGAATGAACATAATGCCTAACTGCATATCAGGATTCAATAAAATGGCGGCATATAAAATTCCCGTCACGGCGCCACTGGCGCCAACCGCACTGTAATATGGTTCATTCTTATGAAAAAACATAGCTAGCAAGCTTCCTGCAATAAGGCTAATAAAGTAAATGATCAAAAACTTTCCTGGGCCAAACCAATTGATGACCACATTGGCAAAAAAATATAGGGTGAACATGTTGAAGAACAAATGGGAAATATCAACATGCAAAAATCCAGACGTAACGGTTCTTTCCCGTTGTCCGGCTTGTATTGCCCCAATGCTGAACTTATATCGGTCGAAAAAAGTGGCATCACTAAAGCCCCGTAGTGACACAATTACGTTGGCGGCTATAATGCCGATAGTTGCTATATGCAAATTGAACATGATTGTACAGGTTTGGATTCAAATATAGCTATATTTGCACACAAGAATCGTTATGCAGCTGGCCGTATTTATCCTTGCTTACCCATTGCTCTGGTTGGTTTCCAGACTCCCTTTTAAACTTATTTACCTTCTTTCGGATGGAATTTATGGGCTATTGTACTATGTTATAGGCTATCGCAAAAAAGTAGTCCGCGAAAATCTGGCCTTGGTATTTCCTGAGAAATCGGAAAAGGAACGACTTCAAATCGAAAAAAAATTCTTTCACCACATGTGTGATATGTTCATGGAAATGATCAAGACCATGGGTATCAGCAAAAAAGAAATCCAAAAACGATTTACCGTAACAAACATGTCGTTATTGAACGATCTTGAAGAAAAGGGAATCAACACCATGCTCATGCTCCCCCATTACGCAAGCTGGGAATGGGTCTTGTCATTAAACCTCCAAATAAAATCCAAAGGCTATGGTATCTATCAAAAAATACAGAACAAGTATTTTGATAGATTGGTTCGACAAATCAGAGGCAAGTTCAATACTACTTTGATTTCCACCAAGGAATCCAAAAAAATTCTAAAAGCAGCAAAAGAGAGCAATGAGTTGCTAATGGTGGGCATTATCAGCGATCAATCACCCATGGTTATAAGAGCAAAATATTGGACAGAATTTATGGGAATAGTAGTGCCTGTTCATGTGGGGGGCGAGGAAATCTGCAAAGCAAATGGCATTGTTCCTGTCTACCTAAAAGTTTGTAAAAAGAAAAGGGGCTATTATGAAGGGACTTTTAAAATAATTACCGAGAACCCAACAGAAGTCGAAAATTATAAGATTACCGATGCTTTTTTAAGGGAAACTGAAAAATCTATCCGTGAAGCTCCCGAGTATTATTTTTGGACCCACAAAAGATGGAAGCACCGTGACAAAGCTCCTGAAGTTCTCCAACAATAAGTTATGAATGAGCCAAATGGATACTAATGGGTTAAAAATCCTATACTTTTCTTAAAAACCAGTGAAGGTTCAAGATTGTTTCATACATTAATCGAAATCAATCAATCAAAAATGAGACAGTTATCAACCCTTGTACTCCTGTGCTGTTTTGCACTGTCCTTTGGGCAACGTCCTGCAAAACAAATTTCAAACGAAACTTTAGAAACCATTAAAAAGGATGTTTGGATACCCTTTATGGAAGCTTATGACCAATCCGATTCGCAAAAATTAAAGTCCATTCACTCCAAAGACATAGTTAGGGTGACCCAGGACCAAAATCTAATTGAGACTGGGGAAAGTTACTTAACGAACTTTGGCCAATTTGTGGAATCCGTGAAAGCACAAGGAAATCAACTCGGAATCGCTTTTGCCATTCTGTCCACCGCCATGGACGAAAGTGGTGAACTTGCCTACCAAACCGGATATTATCGGTTCAGCTCTAAACGCGGAACAGACGAAGACTTTGTGGTAAGAGGCTACGGAATATTCAGCGTTGGGCTCAAAAAAGAGAATGGTTCATGGAAAATATGGCTCGATTCAGACAAGCATATTGACCTTCCCCACGAAGAATTCAATGCCCAAGAAATTGTGTATGAATTGGAGGAATCTTAATTGATTCCAGCCACCTCCTTAATTTCACCAATGATTCGGTCTGCTAGCCGATCTGCTGCTTCCTGTGATTTGGCTTCGGTATAAATCCGGATGATGGGCTCGGTATTGGACTTGCGTAAGTGCACCCAGTTTTCAGGGAAATCAACTTTTACACCATCAATGGTCGAAACTTGCTCATCTTTGTATTTGGTATGCATGGCTTCCAATAAGGCGTCCACATTTAACTCCCGAGTCAGCTCAATCTTCTTTTTGCTCATAAAATAGCTTGGGTAACTGGCTCGAAGCTCCGCTACAGTTCCACCTCGCTCCGCCATCAACATGAGAAACAAGGCCGTTCCCACCAAGGCATCCCGGCCATAATGGCTTTCAGGATAAATAATACCTCCATTACCTTCCCCACCAATAATGGCATTGTTGGCCTTCATTTTGGCAACGACATTCACTTCGCCAACGGCAGCCGCTTCATAAGTGCCACCATGTTTTTCGGTGATATCCCGCAATGCACGTGATGAAGACAAATTGGAAACGGTATTTCCCTTAGTTTTACTCAATACGTAATCGGCACAAGCCACAAGTGTATATTCTTCGCCAAACATTTCCCCATCATTGCTGATAAACGCCAAACGGTCTACATCGGGGTCGACCACAATACCAAAATCAGCCTTTTCCTCCACTACTTTTTTGCATATATCCCCTAAGTGCTCTTTTAAAGGCTCTGGATTATGTGGAAAATGACCCGTAGGGTCACAGTACATTTTAATGACTTCGACTCCTAATTCTTCCAATAATTTTGGGATAGCGATACCCCCAGTGGAATTCACTCCATCCACAACTACCTTGAAACCGGCTTTTTTGATGACCTCTGCATCCACTAAAGACAGTTCCAGAACTTCATCCACATGGATGTCCATGTACGAATCGTTCTTGGTGATTTCTCCCAAATCATCCACTTCTGCAAACTCAAAATCTTCTTTTTCAGCCAAAGCTAAAATCTTAGCTCCTTGTTCTGCATCCAAAAATTCGCCCTTCTCGTTCAACAATTTAAGCGCGTTCCACTGCTTTGGGTTATGACTCGCCGTTAAAATAATGCCGCCATCAGCCTTTTCCAAAGGCACCGCAATTTCAACCGTTGGCGTGGTGGACAATCCTAGGTCAATCACGTCAATTCCAAGGCCCACCAAGGTAGAAACCACCAAATTTTGAATCATCTCACCCGAAAGTCGGGCATCACGACCAATAACCACAGTTAGTTTATCCTTGTTGGCATACGATTTTAACCAAGTTCCGTAGGATGCTGCAAATTTAACCGCATCCAGTGGGGTAAGATTATTGTTGGTTTTGCCTCCTATGGTTCCTCGTATTCCAGAAATTGATTTGATCAGTGTCATAAATTGTTAAAAAAGTTTTTGCAAATATAGTTGGGCATTCCCTAATCCAAGTTTTGAATTTGTAAATTTCGTCAGAAAAGGAAAAGTCCCGATGAACTTCTTGGCACATATTTATCTGTCGTTTGACGACAAGGAAATTACTTTGGGAAACTTTTTTGCCGATCATATCCGAGGTAACAAGTACAAGCACTACCCAGAAAGAATCCAAAAAGGTATCATTTTACATCGGGAAATTGACACCTTCACGGATTCCCACCCCATTGCCAAACAAAGTAGCAAGCGGCTCCATAAAAATTACAGTCATTACAGCCGGGTAATAGTGGACATTTTTTACGATCATTTTTTGGCCAAAAATTGGAATGATTACTCTCCGGTGCTCCTTGCCGAGTATGTGGAGAATTTTTATGATCTGTTGGAGGATAATTACGAAATACTTCCACTGGGTACCAAACGGTTGATGCCGTATATGATTACTGATAACTGGTTGCTCAACTATGCCAACCTTGCTGGCATAGATCGGGTTCTCAACGGGATGAACCGAAGGACGAAGAACAAATCCAGAATGAATTTCGCCATCATGGACCTAGAAGAACACTATACTGATTTTGAAAATGAGTTCACCGCTTTTTTTGAAGAATTGATTACCTTTTCCCGGCAAAAATTTATTTCTCTATGCGAAGACTGATACTCCTCCTTCCCTTTATCTTATTTGTACATTGTAAACAGCAACCAGCCGCACCAACCGGTCTGGTCACCGAAAGTGCCATGGTGGTCTCAGCTCGTGAGGAGTCCTCCAAAATAGGTGCAGATATTATGAAAAAGGGTGGCAATGCGTTTGATGCCATGGTGGCCACAGAACTTTCCTTGGTCATCTCCTACCCTTTTGCGGGCAGCGTTGGTGGTGGAGGTTTTATGGTGTATCGAAAAAATAACGGTGAAGTCGGGGGCATTGACTACAGGGAAAAAGCCCCTTTGGCGGCACATAAAGACATGTATTTGGACTCCTTGGGCAATGTGATTCCCGGTTTGAGTACATCGGGTGGAACGGCATCCGGGGTTCCCGGAACCGTGGCCGGTGTTTTGAAAGTGCATGAAAAATTTGGAAAACTTCCCTTAAAAGAAATCATTGAGCCCATAATTGCACTCGCTAAAAAAGGAGTCGTAATCACCGAAAAACAGGCAAGCCGATTGGAAAGGTACAGAGAACAATTTATTGAAGCCAATGGGGACAGTTCTAAGTACGCAATGAAATTTAAAGCAGGTGATACCTTAAAAAATCCTGAATATGCCAATACCCTTCAAAAAATTATGGATGAAGGTCGAGATGGATTTTACAAAGGTGAGATTGCCCAAAAATTGGCCACATTTGTTCAGGAAAATGGTGGTTACATCACCGAAAAGGATTTGGCCAAATATGAAGCCGTCTGGAGAGACCCCATTGTTTTTGATTACAAGGACATCAAAATTATTTCCATGAGCCCTCCCAGCAGTGGTGGGGTGACCATCAATCAAATTTTTAAGATGATGGAGCCTTATCACCTTTCCGATTTTGGCCATAATTCCACCAAGACCATTCAATTGTTTACCGAAGCTTCCAGACGAGCCTACGCGGATAGAAACTACTTTTTGGGCGACCCTGATTTTGTGGATATTCCTTATGATGTTCTCTTGAACGATGAATACCTACAAGAAAGAATGTCGAGCTTTTCCTTTGATCAAGCCACACTTTCTTCCGAAGTAAGCCATGGTGAGGTAGAAGTTGTGGAAAGCTCCCAAACCACCCACTACTCCATTGTGGACAGTGAGGGGAATGCCATTTCGGCCACCTCCACACTAAATGGAGGGTATGGTTCCAAATTATACTGTGCTGAACTGGGATTCTTTTTAAATAATGAAATGGATGAT
Encoded here:
- the aroC gene encoding chorismate synthase, coding for MAGNSFGQLFRLTTFGESHGKAIGGVLDGCPAGVELDIEKIQLELNRRKPGQSSIVTQRKEPDTVEIYSGLFDGKTTGTPIGFAIHNTNQKSKDYSHIKDSYRPSHADYVYDKKYGFRDYRGGGRSSARETASRVVAGAIAKQFLSDIQINAFVSQVGELKMEKSYQELDFSLIESNPVRCPDPKMAQKMEEYIKSIKKEGDTIGGVITCVVQNVPIGLGEPVFDKLHATLGAAMLSINAVKGFEYGSGFEGIKMKGSEHNDAFNPDGTTKTNRSGGVQGGISNGMDIYFNVAFKPVATILQSYETINKEGEPVTTQGKGRHDPCVVPRAVPIVEAMAALVLADFTLLARTNKI
- a CDS encoding UDP-2,3-diacylglucosamine diphosphatase, which produces MKKRKIELAVISDVHLGTYGCHADELIAYLNSIQPKKLILNGDIIDIWQFSKRYFPPSHLKVLRKLIGMASKGTEVYYITGNHDEMLRKFSDTSMGNFKIANKLVLNLDGKKAWIFHGDVFDVSIQNAKWLAKLGGYGYDLLILINSFVNWWLVKLGREKYSLSKRIKNSVKSAVKYINNFEKTAAELAIENEYDYVICGHIHQPKKERYENKNGSCIYLNSGDWVENLTALEYSFKRWRIYHYNHDRLSPFFVDEDLKEMDINELIASITDKEVDMEEINDEDLPNENFNDESSSKENTNDQKQNKAKLDNQGFAQD
- a CDS encoding FAD-binding and (Fe-S)-binding domain-containing protein, which gives rise to MNKNLLKALSEELQGELLIDDLSRALYATDASVYRKTPLAVAYPKNGDDLKALIRFANTNTVGLIPRTAGTSLAGQCVGDGIVVDVSRHFTQILELDKEKKQIKVQPGVVRDELNQYLKPFGLFFGPNTSTSNRCMIGGMVGNNSSGTTSIQYGVTRDKVLAMKCVLSDGSEATFSAISKATYDSKKQEATLEGSIYASLEEELSNQENQKNILAEFPKPSIHRRNTGYAVDELLKNNLFGNDEEDFNLCKLLSGSEGTLAFTTEITLQLDDLPPPLSAMVATHYKTLEDCLSDVAPVMQHNLHTCEMMDKVILDCTKNNRAQLANRFFVDGDPAGILMLELKAYTGEDLQKQLQALLKTIEKSGLSYANPILMGDDINKAIELRKAGLGLLGNMVGDRKAVACIEDTAVALEDLKDFIGEFSQIMKGYDQQAVYYAHAGAGELHLRPILNLKKSEDVVLFRSITTDVAKLTKKYKGSFSGEHGDGIVRAEFIPLMIGEANYELLKRVKKAFDPNNIFNPGKIVDAFPMDESLRYEVDREEPKVKTLMDFSDSEGILKAAEKCNGSGDCRKSHTMSGGMCPSYHATKNEKDTTRGRANALREFLTQSEKPNRFDQKELKEVFDLCLSCKACASECPSNVDVATLKAEFLYQYQESNGYPLRSKLFAHNTKLNALGSKISGLTNAVYGSKTLSGMLKKTAGVASERSFPKVYNFNFEKHLEKFKLKNTDLSKKKVVLYLDEFTKYLDVEVGKDAIELLSKLGYDVELFYAESGRTYLSKGFLKQAKKLVAKNMSKLAPYLDKNVPIVGLEPSAILSFRDEYQRLHDNTQLLSKLASQSFLIEEFLAREISEGHITPGSFTEEERTVKVHNHCHQKALSNQKVTFDVLNLPKNYKVTIIASGCCGMAGSFGYEKEHYETSMKVGSLKLFPAVKKTDEQTLIASNGTSCRHQIKDGTERDALHPVSILRKALIV
- a CDS encoding TlpA disulfide reductase family protein — protein: MKKVFAIVLGVVFLASCGSKSDGYTLNGTVDGEMDNGTLIYLKTTDSINQLVDIDTTTIENGVFSFKGSQAEPKLHYIFMESNRGNIPFILENGEIDIEFQKDSMNYAKLKGTPQNDFFMEFLDESRVLSERAMSMQNDMRAAAQQRDTATVNALREEFIEFQEEAKNFNVDFAKNHPDAMISVLIIGNLMMSKAIPQDEIKALFEGLSPEMKATKPAMELKERLDNMKSTEIGAVAPDFSAPTPSGETLALSEVTQKGKLTLVDFWAAWCRPCRMENPNIVSVYNKYKDKGFNVLGVSLDTRAEDWKGAIEADGLAWNHISNLKRFQDPIAELYNVDAIPAAFLLDENGVIVARDLRGSALEEKVAELLN
- a CDS encoding rhomboid family intramembrane serine protease: MFNLHIATIGIIAANVIVSLRGFSDATFFDRYKFSIGAIQAGQRERTVTSGFLHVDISHLFFNMFTLYFFANVVINWFGPGKFLIIYFISLIAGSLLAMFFHKNEPYYSAVGASGAVTGILYAAILLNPDMQLGIMFIPIPLPAYVLGIAYLLYSIYGMKSRLGNIGHTAHFGGAIGGYATTLLFKPELFATDTFIVVLLAIPIVILFVLEKMGKI
- a CDS encoding lipid A biosynthesis acyltransferase, which codes for MHTRIVMQLAVFILAYPLLWLVSRLPFKLIYLLSDGIYGLLYYVIGYRKKVVRENLALVFPEKSEKERLQIEKKFFHHMCDMFMEMIKTMGISKKEIQKRFTVTNMSLLNDLEEKGINTMLMLPHYASWEWVLSLNLQIKSKGYGIYQKIQNKYFDRLVRQIRGKFNTTLISTKESKKILKAAKESNELLMVGIISDQSPMVIRAKYWTEFMGIVVPVHVGGEEICKANGIVPVYLKVCKKKRGYYEGTFKIITENPTEVENYKITDAFLRETEKSIREAPEYYFWTHKRWKHRDKAPEVLQQ
- a CDS encoding DUF4440 domain-containing protein; this encodes MRQLSTLVLLCCFALSFGQRPAKQISNETLETIKKDVWIPFMEAYDQSDSQKLKSIHSKDIVRVTQDQNLIETGESYLTNFGQFVESVKAQGNQLGIAFAILSTAMDESGELAYQTGYYRFSSKRGTDEDFVVRGYGIFSVGLKKENGSWKIWLDSDKHIDLPHEEFNAQEIVYELEES